Within Pseudomonas cichorii, the genomic segment GCTGCCCTGGCGATTCCTCTGGCAGGCATTATCGGCTGGAATCAAGGCTGGATTCCCAACGCTTACGACACCTACGAAACCCTGGACGCCACCCGGGTCGTCACCATGGCCGACGGCAGCCGCGTTGAGCTGAATCTGGGCACGCAACTGACTTACGCCAATTACAAGGATCGGCGCAGCGTCACCCTGAAAAAGGGCGAGGCGTTCTTTGAAGTCAGCCATGACAGCACTCACCCGTTCGTGGTCAGGGCCGGTCAGGGCAGCGTCAAGGTGACGGGCACCCGCTTCAATGTCTGGATGTATCAGGAGCAGGTGCGGGTCATGCTGGTCGACGGTTCGGTGCAGGTCTGCAGCGACCGTTCGCAGCCAGGAGCCGGTTATCGTCTGGAGCCAGGCATGCAGGCCAGTTACAAGCCTGGGGACTTCCAGCCGAAAATCAGTGAAACCCACAGCGGCGACACCAGCCTTGCCTGGCGCAATGGCAAGCTGATCTTCAATGACCTGCCACTGAGCCAGGCATTACCCTTGATCAACCGCTACCTCCAAACGCCGATCCTGCTGGCGGATAACGCCACGGGCGCCATTCGCCTGGGCGGCAGCTATAACACTCAGGACATGTCGAATCTGCTGACCTCCCTGCCCAAAGTGTTGCCGGTATTCGTCACCCGCAATCAGGAAGGCAACCCCGTCCTCAACAAGCGCTCTTCGGCAACGCCCAAAGGCTGATCCTCTTATTGCCGCACTATTTCCTTTGCGACAAATGCAAATGCGAAGCGTTTTCACAGATTTTTGAATAATACCCCGGTATGATCCGGGTGTTCGCGCTGCTTTTTATCGCCCGGAAAACGGCCGTCCTCCTGGCAAAATCACATTTTTATGTTTTTTTTGCGTTCAACGATGAGTTTTTCAGGCGTTCGTTCGTCATTAGTAATGAGTTTCGTTCACAGAACCCAATGAGCCGTATCTGAAAAAGCCTGAAAAGGAGTTTGCATGTTCAATCGTCAAGGAATTACAACCCGCACGATGCTCCGGCAGACGGCCCTTTCTGCCCAGGCAGAATCGCCCGCCGCAGAAACCGATCGCCCCGGCAACGAACATATAAGGCTGCTGCTGAAAAGTTTTGGTCTGCGCACCAGCCTCGTCAGGCTGAAGGTTCTGGATGCGCTGCTGGCTGCCAATGATGAAGGCCAGACCCTGGGAGTACGGGGTGTACACAGCCAGTTGCTGCGACTCGATGTGCCGTTGTCTTTTCTCAGTGTCCGCGAGGTGCTCAAGCGCCTGTGCGATGAAGGCGTGATCAACCTCAACGCAGACAAGACCTACAGCCTGCACCCTCGCGCCTGGGAATGGCTGAACGAATCGAACAAAGATTGACCCCCTTCGATGCGAAGATGCAGGGCAACGAATCTCAGCGCTTGACCTTGCGTCGCATGATGCCGTTCAGAACGACCACGATCACGGCCACGCTGATGGCAATGTACTGGAAGGTCTTCTCACTCAGCACACCCGTGTTCTGCAGGTGTGACAGCCCCAGCATGATCGCCATGACGGACAGGATGATCAGAATGGAGTAAATCAAGCGTTGCTTGTTGGTCATAACGGTTTCCTGAGTTCTCTGGACAGCATTGGCTCTGCGCAAATGCCCGCATA encodes:
- a CDS encoding FecR family protein, which gives rise to MSAPNLSEAEYDAITDAAAHWCMRLHADDCTDAERKVFNQWLNAHPQHAIEYQAMLEIWDISEQVTPANPAPVIELKPQAPKAPSYRKRSRRHYAVAATIAALAIPLAGIIGWNQGWIPNAYDTYETLDATRVVTMADGSRVELNLGTQLTYANYKDRRSVTLKKGEAFFEVSHDSTHPFVVRAGQGSVKVTGTRFNVWMYQEQVRVMLVDGSVQVCSDRSQPGAGYRLEPGMQASYKPGDFQPKISETHSGDTSLAWRNGKLIFNDLPLSQALPLINRYLQTPILLADNATGAIRLGGSYNTQDMSNLLTSLPKVLPVFVTRNQEGNPVLNKRSSATPKG
- a CDS encoding Fe2+/Zn2+ uptake regulation protein, producing the protein MFNRQGITTRTMLRQTALSAQAESPAAETDRPGNEHIRLLLKSFGLRTSLVRLKVLDALLAANDEGQTLGVRGVHSQLLRLDVPLSFLSVREVLKRLCDEGVINLNADKTYSLHPRAWEWLNESNKD